The proteins below come from a single Oscillospiraceae bacterium genomic window:
- the rplI gene encoding 50S ribosomal protein L9, which produces MKIILKQDVKSIGKKDEIHEVSDGYARNFLFPRNLAAPADAAALNQARTKSEAKAHHEAEARAAAEALAAKIKGQTVTAKVKGGASGKLYGKVTGKEVADLLTALTGTEIDKKKVELPSAIKEFGSYDASVRLYAGVVAPFKLKVEEL; this is translated from the coding sequence ATGAAGATCATTCTCAAACAGGACGTCAAGAGCATTGGCAAGAAAGATGAGATCCATGAAGTTTCGGACGGCTACGCCCGCAACTTTCTGTTCCCGCGCAATCTGGCAGCCCCCGCAGATGCTGCTGCCCTGAATCAGGCCCGCACCAAGAGCGAGGCCAAGGCCCACCACGAGGCCGAGGCCCGCGCTGCAGCCGAGGCCCTTGCCGCCAAGATCAAGGGCCAGACCGTTACCGCCAAGGTCAAGGGCGGTGCGTCCGGCAAGCTGTACGGCAAGGTCACCGGCAAGGAGGTCGCAGATCTGCTGACGGCCCTGACCGGCACCGAGATCGACAAGAAGAAGGTCGAGCTGCCCTCCGCCATCAAGGAGTTCGGCAGTTACGATGCCTCGGTGCGTCTGTACGCCGGTGTTGTCGCTCCCTTCAAGCTGAAGGTCGAGGAGCTGTAA
- the ftsH gene encoding ATP-dependent zinc metalloprotease FtsH: MVLVLFFVSLSPLLAASGNKDTTYSEIYYYFENQQVTSFRLDLGTGSLEMWLKEGKAALPESNAATTMPSGGLLSMGSTNNDTLPANGGTVYMTYKLPYGGDFNTGKISDFVDEYNAANPDAPMVFDYVAAKTSVPWLEIIFYVAMIGSIGMLFMSMYRGGAGGGIMNVGRAKVKDQQENQRKATFADVAGADEEKAELQEVVEFLKAPGKFNSLGARIPHGVLLVGPPGTGKTLLARACAGEAGVPFYAISGSDFVEMYVGVGASRVRDLFEKAKKTMPSIIFIDEIDAVGRQRGAGLGGGHDEREQTLNQLLVEMDGFDANDGVIVMAATNRADILDKALLRPGRFDRQVYVGLPDVKGREEILRVHTKNKPLGPDVSLKTIARSTAGFSGADLENLVNEAALLAARQGKKAITEKEIEEASVKVMMGPEKKSHVVTDEERRLTAYHETGHAITGYFSKHHDPVHQISIISRGGAGGYTMYLPEKDPSYITKTAMFENIVTLLGGRVAEQLVLEDISTGASSDLQRATDTARAMVTRYGFSERMGPVVYGSDPGETFLGRDFGQGKGYSEAIASEIDNEIRDIVDEAYETARRTLTEHMDELHKVAGVLMEREKISGEEFKTLMEGGTLPPYDIASGETAKPEAPAPENAEPVQPAEQPATPQPAEPDNAQPDTQE; encoded by the coding sequence ATGGTGTTGGTCCTGTTCTTCGTCAGCCTTTCGCCCCTGTTGGCAGCGTCCGGCAATAAAGACACGACCTACTCCGAAATCTATTACTACTTTGAAAACCAGCAGGTGACCTCGTTCCGTCTGGACTTGGGCACCGGCAGCCTTGAAATGTGGCTCAAGGAGGGCAAGGCTGCCCTGCCGGAGTCCAACGCAGCGACCACCATGCCCAGCGGCGGTCTGCTGAGCATGGGCAGCACGAACAACGATACGCTCCCCGCCAACGGCGGCACGGTCTATATGACCTACAAGCTGCCCTACGGCGGTGACTTCAACACCGGAAAGATCTCCGACTTTGTGGATGAATACAACGCTGCAAATCCGGATGCCCCTATGGTGTTTGACTATGTTGCTGCCAAGACCAGCGTGCCCTGGCTGGAGATCATCTTCTATGTGGCGATGATCGGCAGCATCGGTATGCTGTTCATGTCGATGTACCGCGGCGGTGCAGGCGGCGGCATCATGAATGTCGGCCGCGCCAAGGTCAAGGATCAGCAGGAAAACCAGCGCAAGGCAACCTTTGCCGATGTCGCCGGTGCTGACGAGGAAAAGGCCGAGCTGCAGGAGGTCGTTGAGTTCCTGAAGGCTCCCGGCAAGTTCAACTCTCTGGGTGCCCGCATCCCCCACGGCGTATTGCTGGTGGGCCCCCCGGGTACCGGTAAGACCCTGCTTGCGCGCGCCTGCGCCGGCGAGGCGGGGGTGCCGTTTTACGCGATTTCCGGCTCCGACTTCGTGGAAATGTATGTCGGTGTCGGTGCCTCCCGTGTGCGCGACCTTTTTGAAAAGGCAAAAAAGACGATGCCCTCCATCATCTTTATTGATGAGATCGATGCAGTGGGCCGTCAGCGCGGTGCAGGTCTCGGCGGCGGCCACGATGAGCGCGAGCAGACCCTGAACCAGCTGCTGGTTGAGATGGACGGCTTTGATGCCAACGATGGCGTCATCGTCATGGCCGCCACCAACCGCGCGGATATTCTGGATAAGGCGCTGCTGCGTCCCGGCCGTTTTGACCGTCAGGTCTATGTCGGCCTGCCCGATGTGAAGGGCCGTGAGGAGATTCTCCGCGTCCATACCAAGAACAAACCCCTCGGCCCCGATGTGAGCCTCAAGACGATTGCCCGCTCCACCGCCGGCTTCTCCGGCGCTGATCTGGAGAACCTCGTCAACGAAGCTGCGCTGCTGGCCGCCCGTCAGGGCAAGAAGGCCATCACCGAGAAGGAGATTGAGGAAGCCTCGGTCAAGGTCATGATGGGCCCTGAGAAAAAGAGCCATGTTGTCACCGATGAGGAGCGCCGCCTGACTGCCTATCATGAGACAGGCCACGCCATCACGGGCTACTTCAGCAAGCACCATGACCCGGTACACCAGATCAGCATCATCTCCCGCGGCGGCGCGGGCGGCTATACGATGTACCTGCCGGAAAAGGATCCCAGCTATATCACCAAGACCGCAATGTTTGAAAATATCGTGACGCTGCTGGGCGGCCGCGTGGCAGAGCAGCTTGTGCTGGAGGATATTTCCACCGGTGCATCCAGCGATCTGCAGCGCGCCACCGATACGGCCCGCGCCATGGTCACGCGGTACGGCTTCTCTGAGCGGATGGGTCCGGTTGTCTACGGCAGCGATCCCGGCGAGACCTTCCTGGGCCGTGATTTCGGTCAGGGAAAGGGCTATTCCGAGGCCATCGCCTCCGAAATCGACAACGAGATCCGCGATATTGTGGATGAGGCCTATGAGACGGCCCGCCGCACCCTGACCGAGCACATGGACGAACTGCACAAGGTGGCAGGCGTCCTGATGGAGCGCGAGAAGATCAGCGGCGAGGAGTTCAAGACGCTGATGGAGGGCGGGACCCTGCCGCCCTATGACATCGCCAGCGGTGAGACCGCCAAGCCCGAAGCACCTGCGCCGGAAAATGCAGAACCTGTGCAGCCTGCCGAACAACCCGCAACCCCGCAGCCTGCCGAGCCGGACAATGCCCAGCCCGACACGCAAGAGTAA
- a CDS encoding RluA family pseudouridine synthase: MKSFTAGPNENGVRLSRFVEGVTKDMPRSMMYKAFRNKRIKVNGKRAEPDTRLQTGDLIEMYINDEFFPAGGTAVKTSKPPKKQPPVTVVYEDDNFAVLYKPAHLLCHSDRTGDPNLVDAFAAYLESKGEYDPRAEKRFAPALCNRLDRGTEGLVLAAKSYTALRDLNAIIRDDMMRKEYLTITVGAPPQGRFIAWLQHSEKGNKVRIHARESEGYKQIITEVTVIRQAGPFALCRIGLITGRTHQIRAHLAYLGHPVLGDIKYGNRKMNERTGLKTQALCAQRLTFGRIPEENTLHYLSGKVIKLNDPEIVRTFDRLTAER, translated from the coding sequence ATGAAAAGTTTTACCGCAGGACCGAATGAGAACGGCGTTCGTCTGAGCCGTTTTGTCGAGGGTGTGACTAAGGACATGCCCCGCAGCATGATGTACAAGGCGTTCCGCAACAAGCGCATCAAGGTCAACGGCAAGCGCGCCGAGCCTGACACCCGGCTGCAGACCGGTGACCTGATCGAGATGTATATCAATGATGAGTTTTTCCCGGCGGGCGGCACTGCAGTAAAAACGTCCAAGCCGCCCAAAAAGCAGCCCCCTGTTACGGTGGTGTATGAGGATGACAACTTTGCCGTGCTGTACAAGCCTGCCCACTTGCTCTGCCACAGCGACCGTACCGGTGACCCCAATCTTGTTGATGCCTTTGCAGCGTATCTGGAAAGCAAGGGTGAATATGACCCCCGCGCCGAAAAGCGGTTTGCGCCGGCGCTCTGCAACCGCCTCGACCGCGGCACCGAGGGGCTGGTGCTGGCAGCTAAAAGCTATACCGCGCTGCGGGATCTGAACGCCATCATCCGCGATGATATGATGCGCAAGGAATATCTGACTATCACGGTGGGAGCGCCGCCGCAGGGTCGCTTTATAGCGTGGCTGCAGCACAGTGAAAAAGGCAACAAAGTGCGCATCCATGCGCGGGAGAGCGAGGGCTATAAGCAGATCATCACGGAGGTTACGGTAATTCGTCAGGCGGGTCCCTTTGCGCTCTGCCGTATCGGGCTGATTACGGGACGCACCCACCAGATCCGTGCGCATCTCGCATATCTGGGCCACCCTGTGCTTGGCGACATCAAGTACGGCAACCGCAAGATGAACGAGCGCACCGGGCTTAAAACGCAGGCGCTCTGTGCCCAGCGGCTCACCTTTGGGCGCATTCCGGAGGAGAACACACTGCACTACCTCTCCGGAAAGGTCATCAAGCTGAATGACCCCGAGATTGTCAGAACCTTTGACCGCCTGACGGCGGAGCGGTAA
- a CDS encoding DNA repair protein RadC: protein MAASNLHENHRARMQARVERDGLESLAEHEALEYLLYLSIPRMDTNELAHRLIEHFGDFCKVMEAEPEELAQVDGIGPKSAHLISTVMAYSRYYTLKKRVTRQSLRKAESAIEYVKPLFRGIQNEQLYLILLDDACRPMQDLRIAEGVPNRVTVDTRKLLRAVARTNSTCGILAHNHPSGLALPSEADRLTTYRIMEVTGQLGFTIIDHIIVAGEDACSMLMRGSLPEYRADGGVVQAASR, encoded by the coding sequence ATGGCAGCGAGCAACCTGCACGAAAACCACCGCGCGCGGATGCAGGCCCGCGTGGAGCGCGACGGTTTGGAGAGCTTGGCGGAACATGAAGCGCTGGAATATCTGCTGTACCTTTCTATCCCGCGCATGGATACCAATGAATTGGCACACCGCCTGATCGAGCATTTTGGTGATTTCTGCAAGGTCATGGAGGCTGAGCCGGAGGAGCTGGCGCAGGTAGATGGCATCGGCCCCAAAAGCGCCCATCTGATCTCGACCGTCATGGCGTACAGCCGCTATTATACCTTGAAAAAGCGCGTCACACGCCAGTCGCTGCGCAAGGCAGAGTCTGCCATTGAATATGTCAAGCCGCTGTTCCGCGGTATCCAGAATGAACAGCTCTATCTGATCCTGCTGGATGATGCCTGCCGCCCCATGCAGGACCTGCGCATTGCCGAGGGGGTGCCAAACCGTGTTACGGTTGACACCCGCAAGCTGCTGCGGGCCGTGGCGCGCACCAACTCGACCTGCGGGATTCTGGCCCATAATCATCCCTCCGGGCTGGCGCTGCCATCGGAGGCTGACCGCCTGACGACCTACCGCATCATGGAGGTCACCGGCCAGCTTGGCTTTACAATCATAGACCATATTATTGTGGCGGGGGAGGATGCCTGCTCGATGCTCATGCGTGGCAGCCTGCCGGAATACCGTGCGGACGGCGGCGTTGTGCAAGCCGCAAGCCGATAA
- the hpt gene encoding hypoxanthine phosphoribosyltransferase — protein MDNDIDHILVPEEELKAKVTALGEQITRDYEGKDLLMVSILKGSVVFMADLMRAVKMPCAIDFMVVSSYGGANTSSTGLVKIIKDLDADLTGKDLLIVEDILDTGITLSKLVPVLKMRNPNSVRICTILSKPSRRMADIEPDYCGFEVPDEFVVGYGLDYDEKYRNLPYVGVLKPEVYSD, from the coding sequence ATGGACAACGATATTGACCACATTCTTGTGCCGGAAGAAGAACTGAAAGCCAAAGTCACCGCACTGGGCGAGCAGATCACCCGCGATTATGAGGGAAAGGATCTGCTGATGGTTTCCATCCTGAAAGGCTCCGTTGTCTTTATGGCGGACCTGATGCGTGCAGTCAAGATGCCCTGCGCCATTGATTTTATGGTCGTTTCCAGCTACGGCGGCGCCAACACATCCTCGACCGGCCTTGTCAAGATCATCAAGGATCTTGATGCAGACCTGACCGGCAAGGATTTGCTGATCGTCGAGGATATTCTTGACACCGGCATCACGCTGTCCAAGCTGGTCCCGGTGCTGAAAATGCGCAATCCCAACAGCGTCAGGATCTGTACCATCCTCAGCAAGCCCAGCCGCCGCATGGCGGACATCGAGCCGGATTACTGCGGCTTTGAGGTCCCGGATGAATTTGTGGTCGGCTATGGCCTTGACTACGATGAAAAATACCGTAACCTGCCCTATGTAGGCGTACTCAAGCCGGAAGTATATTCCGACTGA
- a CDS encoding DHH family phosphoesterase, which translates to MKHKDGLDTAAVMLLLLAAVAVMVVPVALVKPQLLAIPAVLILIALCVVLYQRRRLRTFLAKQLCSTDFENSRIQYSLTNLPIATVLVNDGRILWYNGHFREQVLDDCDAVTRPVDRVLPELDLAVCSRPHGQDLTVGERRFTAYSAAAKGSRGASLVYLIDDTFYKETLDEYNESRPACLIIVIDSYDELFDDMKDSEQAKELESINSLLEEYIGHSTGFLRRVSNSRYIAVVEERDVRWMLEGRFDILDRVRALHPGGLTTLSIGVGHGGKTLQECHQMARESIDIALGRGGDQAAVKTVDGFEFYGGISHGVEKRSHVRSRIIANALCDLIRRSDSVIIMGHRMSDLDAIGSAIGALRICKMCGVPAVIAVNSEATLAGPLLKTVIDAGEGHDFIAPDQTLDVITPNTLLIVVDTYQKRLLESQKIYEKCSRVVVIDHHRMAVGHIDNPLLLYHEPYASSASELVCELLQFMPKENNITPLEANALLAGIMLDTRSFALHVGVRTFEAAAWLRSRGAQTADTKLLFNTSKEEYEARAHIVEGAYIYKGCAIALSDELDAGMNVVLPMAANDLLTINGVDASFVAVAKNGGVNISARSMGALNVQVILEPLGGGGHLMMAGAQLQNCTLEDAEHRIREQIDLYRAAQKENTAR; encoded by the coding sequence ATGAAACACAAGGATGGTCTGGATACGGCCGCCGTCATGCTGCTGTTGCTTGCAGCGGTTGCCGTCATGGTCGTGCCGGTGGCACTGGTCAAGCCGCAGCTGCTGGCGATCCCTGCGGTGCTGATCCTCATTGCGCTGTGCGTGGTGCTTTATCAGCGCCGCCGTCTGCGCACCTTTCTGGCAAAGCAGCTCTGCAGCACGGACTTTGAGAACAGCCGCATCCAGTACAGTCTGACCAACCTGCCCATCGCTACCGTGCTTGTGAATGACGGGCGTATCCTGTGGTACAACGGCCACTTCAGAGAGCAGGTTCTCGATGACTGTGACGCCGTGACCCGCCCGGTGGACCGCGTTCTGCCGGAGCTGGATCTGGCCGTCTGCTCCCGCCCGCACGGGCAGGATCTGACGGTGGGGGAACGGCGCTTTACGGCGTACTCCGCCGCCGCCAAGGGCAGCCGCGGTGCCAGCCTTGTGTATCTGATCGATGATACCTTTTACAAGGAAACACTTGACGAGTATAATGAGAGCCGTCCTGCCTGCCTGATCATCGTCATTGACAGCTATGACGAGCTGTTTGACGATATGAAGGACAGCGAGCAGGCCAAGGAGCTGGAATCCATCAACAGCCTGCTGGAGGAGTATATCGGCCACAGCACCGGCTTTTTGCGCCGCGTTTCAAACAGCCGCTACATTGCAGTGGTCGAGGAACGCGATGTCCGCTGGATGCTGGAGGGGCGGTTCGACATTCTGGACAGGGTGCGCGCGCTGCATCCCGGCGGGCTTACAACTCTTTCCATCGGTGTCGGCCACGGCGGTAAGACGCTGCAGGAGTGTCACCAGATGGCGCGGGAGAGCATTGACATCGCCCTCGGCCGCGGCGGTGATCAGGCGGCTGTCAAAACGGTGGATGGCTTTGAATTTTACGGCGGCATTTCCCACGGCGTGGAGAAACGCAGCCATGTCCGCAGCCGCATCATAGCCAATGCACTGTGCGACCTGATCCGCCGCAGCGACAGCGTGATCATCATGGGCCACCGCATGTCCGATCTGGACGCGATCGGCTCGGCTATCGGTGCGCTGCGCATCTGCAAGATGTGCGGCGTCCCGGCGGTCATTGCCGTCAACAGCGAGGCAACACTGGCCGGGCCGCTGCTTAAAACCGTGATCGATGCAGGTGAGGGGCATGATTTTATTGCCCCGGATCAGACGCTGGATGTCATCACACCCAACACGCTGCTCATCGTGGTGGACACCTACCAGAAGCGCCTGCTTGAAAGCCAGAAAATCTACGAAAAATGCAGCCGCGTCGTTGTCATAGACCATCACCGTATGGCGGTGGGCCATATCGACAACCCGCTGCTGCTCTACCATGAGCCCTATGCATCCAGCGCCAGTGAGCTTGTGTGTGAGCTGCTGCAGTTCATGCCCAAGGAGAATAACATAACCCCGCTGGAGGCCAACGCATTGTTGGCAGGCATTATGCTCGACACACGCAGCTTTGCGCTGCATGTGGGTGTGCGCACCTTTGAGGCTGCCGCATGGCTGCGCAGCCGCGGCGCCCAGACTGCTGACACCAAGCTGCTCTTCAACACTTCTAAAGAGGAGTATGAGGCCCGTGCCCATATCGTGGAGGGGGCCTACATATACAAGGGCTGCGCGATAGCCCTGTCTGATGAGCTGGATGCCGGTATGAATGTTGTGCTGCCGATGGCGGCCAACGATCTGCTGACCATCAACGGTGTGGACGCCAGCTTTGTGGCAGTCGCCAAAAACGGCGGCGTCAATATCTCTGCGCGCAGTATGGGCGCGCTGAATGTGCAGGTCATTCTGGAGCCCCTGGGCGGCGGCGGTCATCTGATGATGGCGGGCGCCCAGCTGCAGAACTGCACACTGGAGGATGCGGAACATCGCATCCGTGAACAAATTGACCTGTACCGCGCGGCGCAAAAGGAAAATACCGCACGGTAA
- the dnaB gene encoding replicative DNA helicase encodes MSAMPKNEEVSLSSLGIQMPYNMQAEQSVLGAALMDETVLNRLITDMEPEMFYSDQNRAVYETMRALYTESEAVDVITLVNALANGGAFASADDAKVYITRIAETVPAISNVDSYFKIVKEKYQARRLIDAARGILSETASGEDADLLLESAEQKIYDIRSGRDKTGVKTIRESILEVIDTMQKLSGADRDKFAGIPTGFNYLDTVLTGLGRSDLIILAARPGMGKTSFALNIATNVARQQKIPTIIFSLEMTCEQLTDRILSSTANIDSQAFRTGRLNNSDWNDFAQATSLLYNAPIYMDDSSGISVPEIKAKIRTINQDPKKEKIGLVIIDYLQLMQSAKRTESRVQEISDITRNLKIMAKELNVPVIALSQLSRAAEKTAGRSDHRPQLSDLRDSGSIEQDADIVLFLYRAAYYNSQNGEDSQANENEAECIVAKNRHGETSVVRLGWDGAHTRFSNLDVSHEF; translated from the coding sequence ATGTCCGCCATGCCGAAAAATGAGGAAGTAAGCCTGTCCAGCCTGGGCATCCAGATGCCCTACAATATGCAGGCCGAGCAGAGTGTGCTGGGTGCCGCGCTGATGGATGAGACGGTGCTGAACCGCCTGATCACAGACATGGAGCCCGAGATGTTCTACTCGGACCAGAACCGTGCCGTCTATGAGACGATGCGCGCGCTTTATACCGAGAGCGAGGCGGTCGATGTCATCACGCTGGTCAACGCTCTTGCCAACGGCGGGGCCTTTGCCAGCGCCGATGACGCCAAGGTCTACATCACCCGCATTGCCGAGACGGTGCCCGCCATCTCCAATGTTGATTCCTACTTCAAGATCGTCAAGGAGAAGTATCAGGCCCGCCGCCTGATCGATGCGGCCCGCGGTATCCTGAGCGAGACAGCCTCCGGCGAGGACGCCGATCTGCTGCTGGAAAGTGCTGAGCAGAAGATCTATGACATCCGCTCCGGCCGCGACAAGACCGGTGTCAAGACCATCCGCGAGTCCATTCTCGAGGTCATCGACACGATGCAGAAGCTCAGCGGTGCCGACCGCGATAAGTTCGCCGGCATTCCGACGGGCTTTAACTATCTGGATACCGTGCTGACCGGTCTGGGGCGGTCGGATCTGATCATTCTGGCCGCCCGCCCCGGTATGGGCAAGACCTCGTTTGCGCTGAACATTGCAACGAATGTGGCCCGCCAGCAGAAGATTCCCACGATCATCTTCAGTCTGGAGATGACCTGCGAGCAGCTGACGGATCGTATCCTTTCCAGCACGGCCAACATCGACAGTCAGGCGTTCCGTACCGGCCGTTTGAACAACTCCGACTGGAACGACTTTGCACAGGCAACCTCGCTGCTCTACAACGCCCCTATTTATATGGACGATTCCTCCGGTATTTCGGTGCCGGAGATCAAGGCGAAGATCCGCACGATCAATCAGGACCCCAAAAAAGAAAAGATAGGGCTGGTCATCATCGACTATCTGCAGCTGATGCAGAGCGCCAAGCGCACCGAGAGCCGCGTGCAGGAGATCAGTGACATAACCCGAAACCTGAAGATCATGGCCAAGGAACTGAATGTTCCGGTCATTGCGCTTTCGCAGCTGTCCCGTGCAGCGGAAAAAACGGCGGGCCGGTCTGACCACCGCCCCCAGCTGTCTGACCTGCGTGACTCCGGCTCGATCGAGCAGGACGCCGATATCGTGCTGTTCCTCTACCGTGCAGCCTACTATAACTCCCAGAATGGGGAGGACAGTCAGGCCAACGAGAATGAGGCCGAGTGCATTGTCGCCAAAAACCGCCACGGTGAGACGAGCGTTGTCCGCCTTGGCTGGGACGGCGCCCACACGCGGTTCAGCAATCTGGATGTGAGCCATGAATTCTGA
- the tilS gene encoding tRNA lysidine(34) synthetase TilS has product MALLLFLLRHRRTLEIEVQATHVNHGIRGAAAARDADFVADFCRQNGVELFLYDAVQEGIEIPPHPSEDWARGLRYGWFDELAARQEAVIATAHTMSDQAETVLFRLARGTGLHGLAGIPPRRGCYVRPMLCLTRADTEAYCAALGQHYIQDETNAEDVYARNRIRHDAIPALQYANPAAERSIARLCRQMRAMDEWLTAEAAALLQAAAVPGGYDAATLRRAEGPVLDAALHALVSPVRDAEEKYVSLLRFLVLKGEGGVQLTPQVNYKLRDGMLVCLTGEGVQRLPAPPQPFEPGAYRLPGGYFVKFQVVKYEEFLKNQPIFKKDLNCCADCAKIQGNVILRTRQPGDFFRPAGRHLRKTLKKYYNELGIPQAERPLLPLLADGSEVLWLWGCGFAEGCAPDEYTHEVLTVRTEKTGEA; this is encoded by the coding sequence ATGGCTTTGTTGCTTTTTTTGCTGCGCCACCGCCGCACACTTGAAATTGAGGTGCAGGCCACCCATGTCAACCACGGGATACGGGGCGCGGCCGCCGCGCGTGATGCTGATTTCGTGGCGGATTTCTGCCGCCAAAACGGTGTTGAGCTGTTCTTATATGATGCTGTGCAGGAGGGAATCGAGATTCCGCCCCACCCCAGTGAGGATTGGGCGCGCGGGCTGCGCTACGGCTGGTTTGACGAGCTGGCCGCCCGGCAGGAGGCTGTCATTGCCACTGCGCACACAATGTCTGATCAGGCCGAAACGGTGCTGTTTCGTCTGGCGCGGGGGACAGGCCTCCACGGGCTGGCGGGCATACCGCCGCGCCGCGGCTGCTATGTGCGGCCGATGCTCTGCCTGACCCGTGCCGATACCGAGGCATACTGCGCCGCGCTGGGGCAACACTACATACAGGACGAGACAAACGCCGAGGATGTTTACGCCCGCAACCGCATCCGCCACGATGCCATCCCGGCACTGCAATACGCAAACCCGGCAGCCGAACGCAGCATTGCCCGGCTCTGCCGCCAGATGCGCGCCATGGACGAGTGGCTTACGGCGGAGGCCGCCGCGCTTTTGCAGGCGGCCGCTGTACCGGGCGGCTATGATGCGGCCACCCTGCGCCGTGCAGAGGGACCGGTGCTGGACGCAGCGCTCCACGCGCTGGTCAGCCCCGTGCGCGATGCGGAGGAAAAGTATGTCAGTTTGCTTCGCTTTCTCGTTTTAAAGGGGGAGGGCGGCGTTCAGCTGACCCCGCAGGTGAACTATAAGCTCCGTGACGGAATGCTTGTCTGCCTGACGGGGGAGGGCGTGCAGAGGCTGCCCGCCCCGCCGCAGCCCTTTGAACCGGGCGCGTATCGCCTGCCGGGTGGTTATTTTGTGAAATTTCAGGTCGTAAAGTATGAAGAATTTCTAAAAAATCAACCAATTTTCAAAAAAGACTTAAACTGTTGCGCAGATTGTGCTAAAATACAAGGGAATGTTATTCTGCGCACAAGGCAGCCGGGGGATTTTTTCCGCCCGGCCGGACGCCATCTGCGCAAGACACTCAAAAAATATTACAATGAACTCGGCATTCCGCAGGCAGAGCGGCCGCTGCTGCCGCTGCTGGCGGACGGCAGCGAGGTACTGTGGCTGTGGGGCTGCGGCTTTGCCGAGGGATGCGCCCCCGATGAGTACACCCATGAGGTACTGACGGTGCGGACAGAGAAAACAGGGGAGGCATAA